One genomic window of Halovivax cerinus includes the following:
- a CDS encoding prolyl oligopeptidase family serine peptidase, with protein sequence MNHPTGSNPPPTERDPVTEKLHGEEIVDPYRWLEGDDEAVREWEAAQNDYTDGFVETDRREDLRPQFERVADHTTYQLPVARGGRYFQLIETADADQPHLTVRAERDDEPRTLVDPAEFGETVSLGWFVPDPDGERVVYGLMDGGTEEFDLRVLDVETGEVIDRVDGVGRCGEVSVAWTGEGFYYQSTGAAADDELLDKAIRYHEMGDGGADRTVTDDIPESRWPNVQVDRETGLVLVALGELASDTELYVLEDGELVPLLTDVDASLVPLVHDGDVYLRTNHDAPRFRLLGVAATDLVDGGAAAIPSDERGLDSFETVIPESDDVLFDVAPAGDGLVVHRIRDAESMVSLHDADGTARHELTLPEHAGIGRDAIGGSRDADEAFFTLQGFDRPPSIVHADAGPAAGSDDWEIVQEPELPTNRDPRVELDLTVDQLWADSPDGTSVPVFVVHRTDIDLDGDAPTVLYGYGGFRIPLLPSFDEYRLPFLADGGVFAVACLRGGLEFGEAWHEAGHRAQKTNVFDDFEAVGEALIDEGYTTADRLAAWGGSNGGLLVGAAITRRPDLFGAAVCAVPLLDMLRFHKFLLGATWTPEYGSPDDPEAFAWLREYSPYHNVAETEYPATLFQTAAGDTRVHPSHARKMTARVQAATTGDAPICFRGDEGTGHGAGTATSIEIEQQLDRWTWVAEMLGVDSS encoded by the coding sequence ATGAATCACCCGACAGGTTCGAATCCGCCGCCGACCGAGCGGGACCCGGTCACGGAGAAACTCCACGGCGAGGAGATCGTCGATCCGTACCGCTGGCTCGAAGGTGACGACGAGGCCGTTCGCGAGTGGGAGGCAGCGCAGAACGACTACACCGACGGGTTCGTCGAGACCGACCGTCGCGAAGACCTGCGTCCACAGTTCGAACGCGTCGCCGACCACACGACGTACCAGCTGCCGGTCGCCAGGGGCGGGCGGTACTTCCAGTTGATCGAGACCGCGGACGCCGATCAGCCGCACTTGACCGTTCGAGCGGAACGGGACGACGAGCCGCGGACGCTGGTCGACCCGGCCGAGTTCGGCGAGACGGTCTCGCTCGGCTGGTTCGTCCCGGATCCCGACGGGGAGCGCGTCGTCTACGGGCTGATGGACGGTGGAACCGAAGAGTTCGACCTGCGCGTCCTCGACGTCGAGACCGGCGAGGTGATCGACCGCGTCGACGGCGTCGGCCGTTGCGGCGAGGTTTCGGTGGCGTGGACGGGGGAGGGCTTCTACTACCAGTCGACGGGTGCCGCGGCGGACGACGAACTGCTGGACAAGGCGATTCGCTACCACGAGATGGGCGATGGCGGGGCGGATCGCACCGTCACCGACGACATCCCAGAGTCCCGCTGGCCGAACGTCCAGGTCGACCGAGAAACGGGCCTCGTGCTGGTCGCGCTGGGAGAACTCGCCTCGGACACCGAACTGTACGTCCTCGAAGACGGCGAACTGGTCCCGCTGCTCACCGACGTCGACGCGTCGCTGGTGCCGCTCGTCCACGACGGCGACGTCTATCTCCGGACGAATCACGACGCGCCGCGATTTCGGCTGCTCGGCGTCGCCGCCACCGATCTGGTGGACGGCGGCGCGGCGGCGATCCCGTCGGACGAACGCGGCCTGGATTCGTTCGAGACCGTGATCCCCGAGAGCGACGACGTACTGTTCGACGTCGCACCGGCCGGCGACGGCCTGGTCGTCCACCGGATCCGGGACGCCGAATCGATGGTCTCTCTCCACGACGCGGACGGAACGGCCCGCCACGAACTGACACTGCCCGAGCACGCCGGCATCGGCCGCGACGCGATCGGCGGCAGCAGAGACGCCGACGAGGCGTTCTTCACGCTTCAGGGGTTCGACCGACCGCCGAGCATCGTCCACGCGGACGCGGGACCGGCAGCCGGGTCGGACGACTGGGAGATCGTGCAGGAACCCGAACTGCCGACGAACCGCGACCCGCGCGTTGAACTGGACCTGACCGTCGACCAGCTGTGGGCCGACTCGCCGGACGGTACGTCGGTCCCGGTCTTCGTCGTTCACCGGACTGATATCGACCTGGACGGCGACGCGCCGACGGTACTCTACGGCTACGGCGGCTTCCGTATCCCGTTGCTACCGAGCTTCGACGAGTACCGCCTCCCCTTCCTCGCCGACGGCGGTGTCTTCGCGGTGGCCTGCCTGCGCGGCGGGCTGGAGTTCGGCGAGGCGTGGCACGAAGCGGGCCACAGGGCTCAAAAGACGAACGTCTTCGACGACTTCGAGGCCGTCGGCGAGGCCCTGATCGACGAGGGATACACGACGGCCGATCGGCTGGCGGCCTGGGGTGGTTCGAACGGCGGGCTCCTCGTCGGCGCGGCGATCACGCGTCGGCCCGACCTGTTCGGCGCCGCCGTCTGCGCCGTACCGCTGCTCGACATGCTCCGGTTCCACAAATTCCTGCTCGGGGCGACCTGGACGCCCGAGTACGGCTCGCCGGACGACCCCGAGGCGTTCGCGTGGCTGCGAGAGTACTCGCCGTACCACAACGTCGCGGAGACCGAGTATCCGGCGACGCTGTTCCAGACGGCCGCCGGAGACACGCGCGTTCACCCCTCGCACGCCCGGAAGATGACCGCCCGGGTGCAGGCCGCGACGACGGGCGACGCACCGATCTGCTTTCGCGGTGACGAGGGGACCGGTCACGGCGCGGGGACGGCCACCTCGATCGAGATCGAACAGCAACTCGACCGCTGGACGTGGGTCGCCGAGATGCTCGGCGTCGATTCGTCGTAA